One Dreissena polymorpha isolate Duluth1 chromosome 9, UMN_Dpol_1.0, whole genome shotgun sequence genomic window carries:
- the LOC127844677 gene encoding uncharacterized protein LOC127844677 has translation MKTVSADQVLSVISSSVNLKGCYILKDVSFAACSGDLLAVMGESGSGKTTLMNVIAGRQTLTSGKITLDGAPFGKQLRRRLGYVLQNDIFFSNLTLWETLYFTAMIRLPERLSREEKLKRINEIVDILDIRKCLHTVMGDMFTMGLSGGEKKRASVACELLTDPDILLLDEPTSGLDSSTSLKLVKQLKDFAVTLNKTILVTIHQPSSQTYHLFDNLLLLTRGQVAYFGKGHGVPLDFLGKFGFTCDALYNPADFMLPSERGLISKERLAGAYRLSAFYLARTVSELPLTIVIPTLYFAFVYWMAGLNDVTAFFMTWPILVLSVISIQVTIKTIIYAFI, from the exons ATGAAGACGGTATCAGCGGACCAGGTGCTTTCTGTAATCAGTTCTAGTGTGAACCTAAAAGGATGTTATATTCTGAAGGACGTTAGTTTTGCCGCATGCAGCGGGGATCTATTGGCCGTGATGGGGGAATCGG GTTCCGGAAAGACGACGCTGATGAACGTTATCGCCGGACGTCAAACGCTTACGTCAGGAAAGATTACGTTGGATGGAGCTCCGTTTGGAAAGCAGCTGAGACGTCGGCTTGGTTATGTTCTGCAGAATGACATCTTCTTCTCCAATCTAACGCTTTGGGAAACACTTTAC TTCACCGCCATGATTCGCCTCCCGGAGCGGCTCAGTCGAGAGGAGAAACTGAAGCGCATTAACGAGATCGTCGACATTCTGGACATCCGGAAATGCCTACATACAG TGATGGGTGACATGTTCACAATGGGTTTATCAGGGGGAGAGAAGAAGCGTGCCAGTGTCGCATGCGAGCTTCTCACCGACCCCGACATCCTTTTGCTCGAT GAGCCCACATCCGGTCTCGACTCCAGCACATCCCTCAAGCTGGTGAAGCAACTGAAAGACTTTGCCGTGACATTAAACAAAACCATCCTGGTGACAATTCACCAGCCATCCAGTCAGACATATCATCTGTTTGACAATTTGCTGCTACTCACACGCGGACAG GTTGCCTATTTTGGAAAAGGGCACGGAGTACCATTAGATTTCCTCGGAAAGTTTGGCTTCACATGTGATGCTCTTTATAACCCGGCAGATTTTATGC TTCCTAGCGAGCGAGGCTTGATTTCAAAGGAGCGTTTAGCGGGAGCATACCGCCTCTCCGCCTTCTACCTTGCAAGGACCGTTAGCGAGCTGCCCCTCACGATCGTGATTCCTACACTCTACTTTGCGTTCGTCTACTGGATGGCTGGCCTTAATGACGTCACTGCGTTTTTTATGACTTGGCCGATTCTCGTGCTGAGTGTAATTAGCATTCAGGTGACGATTAAAACTATTATATATGCCTTTATCTAA